A genomic segment from Flavobacteriales bacterium encodes:
- a CDS encoding TonB-dependent receptor, with translation MKRIFTTSILSFFVLFTFAQDTGTVKGVVKDKETGETIIGANVVWEADNGRGAATDFDGNYSLILPVGPQKIVVSSIGYDAQTIPVTIKKGETTTVNVDLGVGSIQKDMVVVTAGKFEQRIEDLTVSVSVVKPELVENRGSVSADDAIEQTPGLTIVDSEPQMRGGSGYSFGAGSRVMMLVDDLPILSGDAGRPSWGFIPVENLEQIEVIKGASSVLYGSAALNGIINIRTAYPKDKPKTKINLYSGFYSPPAQQDAQWRGKDDMPIYAGMNFFHSRKIGKNWDLVIGGNVLVDNGFIGYEPADTMINNTPKIIDDYVRDSTGNVIGANTHDPMKEYSNRVRVNFNLRKRSGKIHGLSYGINGNIMYSRGTSTLLWLNSGYGLYRPFGGSLTRTLQTTFNFDPYITYSGAGGARHTFRTRVFHQNNNNNNNQGNENYVFFGEYQFAYKFPQIHDFTITVGTMGKYTLSQAQLYAGNPNGDGKNNAANASVYLQLDKKFWRRLTVNGGARFEYFSVNGNDTIIRPVFRIGANTMLWKEGYLRASFGEGFRFPTIAERFIFTTVGGLPIVPNTGIKPERSYATELGLRQGIKIGKFLGYLDVAGFYQYYKNFVEFNAGKFNPNPGPPFYGLAFRSLNTGDARVYGVDASIMGNGQFTSWFGMNVLVGYTYSRPETVNPNYVYAVDNSGKELTQASSTSLLNSSSTAADSAAYMKNPVLKYRFEHLVNADIEFVFKVKKKYDLAFGVTYRYYSFMRNVDQIFYAVDPLFKWGAVQFRQDHNKGDHVFDLRASLELTEQVKIAVIMKNVANRIYALRPLKVNPPRTTQIQLTINF, from the coding sequence ATGAAAAGAATTTTTACAACCTCAATTCTATCATTTTTTGTGCTTTTCACCTTCGCCCAAGACACGGGTACTGTAAAAGGTGTGGTAAAAGACAAGGAAACCGGAGAGACCATTATCGGTGCCAATGTTGTTTGGGAAGCTGATAACGGTCGTGGTGCCGCAACGGACTTTGATGGTAACTACAGTCTGATATTGCCCGTTGGGCCACAAAAAATCGTTGTTTCCTCCATTGGTTATGATGCTCAAACCATTCCGGTGACAATTAAGAAAGGAGAGACGACAACAGTTAACGTGGATCTTGGTGTTGGTTCGATCCAGAAGGACATGGTTGTTGTAACTGCCGGTAAGTTCGAACAAAGGATCGAGGACCTTACAGTTTCAGTATCAGTAGTAAAGCCTGAACTGGTTGAAAACCGTGGTTCTGTTTCTGCAGATGATGCCATTGAACAGACACCGGGTTTGACCATTGTTGATTCTGAGCCACAGATGCGTGGAGGTAGCGGTTACAGTTTCGGAGCCGGTTCGCGTGTGATGATGCTGGTAGACGACCTTCCGATCTTGAGTGGGGATGCCGGCCGTCCAAGTTGGGGTTTCATTCCGGTTGAGAACCTGGAGCAGATCGAGGTTATCAAGGGAGCATCTTCTGTATTGTATGGTTCGGCTGCTTTGAATGGAATCATCAATATCAGAACGGCCTATCCGAAAGACAAGCCCAAGACCAAGATCAACCTTTATTCAGGTTTTTATAGCCCACCCGCTCAGCAAGATGCGCAGTGGCGAGGAAAGGATGACATGCCCATCTATGCCGGCATGAACTTCTTCCATTCCAGAAAGATCGGGAAGAACTGGGACCTGGTTATCGGAGGTAACGTACTTGTTGACAATGGCTTTATCGGTTATGAGCCTGCAGATACGATGATCAACAATACACCGAAGATCATTGATGATTATGTACGTGATTCAACCGGTAATGTGATCGGTGCCAACACGCACGACCCTATGAAAGAGTACTCGAACCGTGTCAGGGTCAACTTCAATTTGCGCAAGCGTTCTGGAAAGATCCACGGCCTTTCGTACGGTATCAATGGTAATATCATGTACTCCAGAGGAACCAGTACCTTGCTTTGGTTGAACAGTGGCTATGGACTTTACCGTCCGTTCGGTGGGAGTTTGACCCGCACGTTGCAGACCACGTTCAACTTCGACCCTTACATCACCTATTCCGGAGCAGGTGGCGCAAGACACACATTCCGTACACGGGTTTTCCATCAGAACAACAACAACAACAACAATCAAGGAAACGAGAACTACGTGTTCTTCGGTGAATATCAGTTCGCATACAAGTTCCCACAGATTCACGATTTCACCATTACGGTGGGTACAATGGGAAAATACACGCTTTCACAGGCTCAGTTATATGCAGGAAACCCTAATGGAGATGGAAAGAACAATGCGGCAAACGCCTCGGTCTATCTTCAATTGGACAAGAAATTCTGGAGACGACTTACTGTGAATGGAGGAGCACGTTTTGAGTATTTCAGCGTTAATGGCAATGACACGATCATTCGTCCGGTATTCCGAATCGGTGCCAATACCATGCTTTGGAAAGAGGGTTACCTGCGTGCCTCATTCGGAGAAGGTTTCCGTTTCCCGACCATTGCCGAGCGTTTCATCTTTACAACGGTCGGTGGTCTGCCCATTGTTCCTAATACTGGCATCAAACCAGAACGTAGCTATGCCACAGAGCTTGGTCTGCGTCAAGGAATCAAGATCGGCAAGTTCCTCGGTTATTTGGATGTTGCCGGATTCTACCAGTACTACAAGAACTTCGTAGAGTTCAACGCAGGCAAGTTCAACCCGAATCCGGGACCTCCGTTCTACGGTCTTGCCTTTAGAAGTCTGAATACCGGTGATGCTCGTGTTTACGGTGTAGATGCATCCATTATGGGGAATGGCCAGTTTACCAGTTGGTTCGGCATGAACGTACTTGTCGGCTATACCTATTCGCGGCCGGAAACGGTAAATCCGAATTACGTATATGCCGTTGACAATTCTGGAAAGGAGCTTACCCAGGCAAGTTCTACTTCTTTGTTGAATTCTTCGAGTACTGCGGCTGATTCTGCGGCCTACATGAAAAACCCGGTACTGAAATATCGCTTCGAACATTTGGTGAATGCCGATATTGAGTTCGTATTTAAGGTCAAGAAGAAATATGATCTTGCTTTCGGGGTCACATACCGCTATTACAGCTTTATGCGAAATGTCGATCAGATCTTCTACGCGGTCGATCCATTGTTCAAATGGGGCGCAGTTCAGTTCAGACAAGATCATAACAAGGGAGACCATGTGTTCGACCTTCGCGCTTCCTTAGAACTTACCGAGCAGGTGAAGATCGCTGTGATCATGAAGAACGTGGCCAATCGCATTTATGCGTTGCGTCCGCTCAAGGTCAATCCGCCTCGCACCACGCAGATTCAGCTGACCATCAATTTCTGA